From the Quercus lobata isolate SW786 unplaced genomic scaffold, ValleyOak3.0 Primary Assembly Scq3eQI_114, whole genome shotgun sequence genome, the window tatgttttttttccttcctctctctctctctcttcaacttgAATCAACTGACTCTTTCTCACTAGTGTATTAATCGCTCTCTTCTGATGTCAAACTGTGTgaattcttatatataaaatggaTGTATTCCTTATTTCTGTTAGCTCTTCCCTctgatttgtttgtatttgcTTCAAGTGCAGTGAGTTTACTATTGTAAACAAATCGCActtttcttatcaataaaactttaattacctatcaaaaaagaaagaaaaatttattccctttatttttataagtgaCTTTTTGTGTAATCTGGGCTTGATTATTGATTGTTGGAATCTTAATTagttataattatttttgaatacTACAGCTTTCAGAAACTATGGCTAAAAGGGGCATGAATAAGACGGTCAGTGATCAAGCTATACATCTAGATCTTGTTGCCAAAACACGAGGTATATCTGCTGCAGAAAATTATTTCATTGATCTTCCTGAATCATCAAAAAATCATCTTTGTTATGGTGCCCTCCTAAATTGTTACTGCAAGGAACTGATGACTGAAAAGGCTGAAGCTCTTATGGAAAAGATGAAGGAACTGAACCTTCCTTTAAGCTCCATGCCTTATAACAGCCTTATGACCCTCTACACGAAAACCGAGCAGCCAGAAAAGATCCCGGCCATCATACAAGAAATGAAGGCATCCCATATCATGTTTGATGCCTATACATACAATGTCTGGATGAGGGCTCTTGCTGCTGTCAATGATATTACTGGGGTTGAAAGGGTTATTGATGAGATGAAGAGGGATGGCCGAGTTGCTGGAGATTGGACAACGTATAGCAACTTAGCGTCAATATATGTTGATGCTGGATTGTTTGAGAAGGCAGAAAAGGCACTCAAGGAATTGGAGAAGAGAAATGCCTGCAAAGATCTCTCTGCTTACCAATTTCTAATTACGTTGTATGGGCGAACAGGGAACTTGCTTGAAGTTTATCGGGTATGGCGTTCTTTGAGGTTGGCTTTTCCTAAAACTGCAAATATAAGCTATCTGAATATGATTCAGGCACTTGTTAACGTAAAAGACTTACCAGGAGCAGAGAAGTGTTTCAGGGAGTGGGAATCTGGGTGCTCAATTTATGATATCCGTATAGCAAATGCTCTGATAGGAGCTTATGCAAAAGAGGGTTTGCTAGAGAAGGCTGAAGAGATAAAGGAGCGGGCTCGCAGGAGAGGGGCCAATCCTAATGCTAAAACCTGGGAGATCTTTTTGgattattatatgaaaaaacGGGAATTAAAATTGGCAGTAGATTGTGTTGCCAATGCAATATCTATCGGTAGAGGGGATGGTAAGAAGTGGGTCCCATCATCTGTGGTTGTCAGCAGTTTGATGGGGCATTTTGAGCAAGAGAAGGATGTTGATGGTGCAGAAGGGTTTCTGGAGAATTTGAAGAGGGCTGTGGATAATCTAGGGGCAGAGGTTTTTGAATCACTGATAAGAACTTATGCAGCTGCTGGAAGGACAAGCCCTATAATACGGCGCCGGCTGAAAATGGAGAATGTTGAGGTGAATGAGGCTTGCAAGAAGTTGCTTGATACAATATGTGTTGAGtgagttttttttctcttcattctAATTTTGGTATGTAAAAGTGATTTTGAATGGTTTCTACTTGCTATTATGTTTCGATAATAATGTTGCcttcttttgtttattaatgTGAAGTGACACATGGATTAGCTGAGTTAGCTCATTCAAGAGTACCTTCCATGCATATATTGAAAGGGCATTACCTTTGTTATAACTTGATATTCAGAAGACATTTCAATTAACCTATTGTTAAGGGATTGAGATTTCACACTGGTCAAGTTAGATAGGATGTATGTTTAGTTGTATGGAATATGATAAAGAGTGTGATGATATAAACATAACCATTGCAGTCTTGTTCTTTCTATTCAAGATACAGGAACATGGTAGACAAAGTCGTtactgttttatttatttatttttatggcaTTTCTTAATGCTGAATGTAGAAGGACAAATTGAtgatgaaggagaagaaacCTATGTTAATCTGTTGTAACAATTTAATTTcttatgtttctttgttttagcTAACCCACTATTTGATGACTACGGCTAAAGCCTGCATAATCAAGTCATAGGGTTTTATCTCCCACATGGACCCAAATTGATGGGAGTGCAAAACCCTGTGCTTGTAAACTGGGGAAGGGTATGCTTTTTCCCTACTCCGGATGGTAAAATTGTGGACTAGTAAAAGATTTGGCCATCACTTGACAAGTAAGCACAAACATATTGGAGCCTATAACTTCCAAATTGTTTGATTGCGGGTTGGAGGAATTGGGGGATGATGCTTCATTGggtgaaaattataaaatgtttttgaatGTGGATTGGGTTGGTGTCTGTAGACCTAACGGTGAATGCGCTGCCTAGATATATTCTGGTTGAATTCCTAGCTGccttgcctatatatatataacatttataTGAATAGGCACACAAAGTAAATTCATATTCTTTCACTATATTCTGAATCATTTTATGCCATCAGAATTTCGAAGTGCCATGTCCTGCTTATTGTGATACAGTGCTGGTGTGATAAACGCTTATTTTAGTATATCTATACTGTTCTGTCACAATACTGAATTATTCTGGGTATTGGTCCTCATCCTGGTAATGCtttgaaaaatatgtaaacTATCTtcatttcctttgtttttttgatgaacggatggaatagtttttgtttgttgtttagTCTTCTTTTAGTTCTTATCCTGCAGTTGCAATTCTGCTGTGCaattttatttgtcaaaaaaaaaaaaaaaaaaaaaaaacttctgtgcaatttgagtttgtttgttttatataaatagCATTAATAATAAGAACAAAGACGTAGTTCCAAAACTTTGAGTTCGACTATGGATCCTCAATATACTAATTGGGGTTTGTCGCATTAATTGTTACTGTAAGGGcgcgatttgtaacgacccgaaatgatattgggtttgcacgtaaaaagacctaaacaatatcatttatagagcgtagGTTTGAAAGGCTGGGCCTTGGTCACCAAATAGTGGatttttcatggtgttcatacatagttaaatcgtgttcgccctaggagtctttctcctggaggcgggctgggaggctctggtttttggccattttttccagccCCTTCCTCTGGATtccttacttttccttttatactagcctgtacCCCTTATCCGACGTCCACgtgtgggtttgatttttcagaactgatacttgtctcatcagcccatatccagagtggttggaggtggttgtaaaagctgaagagtatggctctgttaggtgcagagtattgaatggcagtaagggcagttttctttttatccttagtcgttatactatccagtgtacccttctctattgacctagatattttagattttttcccaaattgttcctataccgtttttaccctttcTTCTAGGGAGACCTCGGATATGTCGAGGACAGAATCATTCTCGGCTGTGTGTCAAgactatttgaaattttattacctatcctcggctataacctttctcggctcgggccttgggccccaacgTAAAAATGgaccagggccacaaattattggaccccacagTTACATTAATTTTTCTCTGCCATTCTTTCATAATCCAAACTataatcctttttattttcttaattaatatgTCATTTTTACTACTATTAGTGTTATTCTAAGGAGATGCTTAGAACAATTTGGTTCCATTGTCTGATCCAAATCTCGAATCTCTCTTTGGAGTGCaattttatttgtcaaaaaaaaaaaaaaaaaaaaaaatcttttgtgcAATTTAGATGgtttgttttatataaatagCATTAATAATAAGAACAAGGACGTAGTTCCAAAACTTTGAGTTCGactatggatcctcaatagaCTTAATTGGGGTTTGTCGcattaagtgtgtgtttgggttccGCGTTGCGTTGCTGTGTCTgcattttcacactttttttttttttttttttacatttcacgCGTTTTGCAGAAAAGGGGGACAAACGACACTGTAGCggtactgtagcagtactgtttatgggacccacagtcactttattcattaaaaaatattaaaaatgggtcccatggtactatttacacatttaaaaattattttgctacagtgttttcagttttcagttttcaattttcagtttcagcaacaataagttcaatccaaacacaccctaattGTCACATTAATTTTTCTCCGCCATTCTTTCATAATCCAAACCATAATCcttgttattttcttaattaatatgTCATTTTTACTACTATTAGTGTTATTCTAAGGAGATGcttagaacaattttttttatgagagaaagttttaacctatggcgtccgcttctaataatagttctttatcatcagatcaagacaccaatcgatttttgatgtaggtggggattgaactgcaaatctcttatacaaccatcagagactttaccagttgagctaactggaacccataGATGCTTAGAACAATTTGGTTCCATTGTTTGATCCAAATCTCGAATCTCTCTCTGGACTGTAGTAGCTATTTTAGAAGAAATATTCCTTTCTTCTATGCTGCCTAGTTATTGTTGTTGGAAAATCTCAACCTATAAATAAGAACTTGAATAGTGCGGCCCATATATTAGGTCAATGGGTTTATTGTTATTATCGAGTTGGGCCTATACCAATCTTAGACAATAACCTTCCAGATTCGGTACTATTTATTATGTTGGAGGTGAAAAAGACTTCAAAACTCTAATCCAACTATTGAGTGTTGAGTGGTTGGTTTGTGCTTCAATTTGGATTGATAATCGATGACTATATCttgaataatttcaaaatataaatagtataaaactacccttaaaaaaatgatattagtcCAATAGCTTTACCtacatcaattattttttagaaaaggATATGCATAAAAACAAGAAGCAGTAAGTCTATGGGTTCTGCCCTCCTTATCAAGGGCTATCAAATCCTCCACCACGTGCAGTGGGTTATCAAATACAACAAAAGTACTAGTAATAGAAACATTgagaggctgtttggatttgttgttttcataactcataactctgtcttcatcactcataactcaaaatatgTGGGTCCCACGAAAAAAAACTCTGTTTGgatttgtttccatcactcaattatttgatttttgagtgatgagttatggaaactgaaaacacattttaggtgtttttaattttcaaaactcagtttccaatggcattttggtaattaaacACACACTGAGGGACCCACTAGTTAGAGGTCAATTGCAActtttgacccttttttttttttttttcactgggttcgaTGAGTTT encodes:
- the LOC115973395 gene encoding pentatricopeptide repeat-containing protein At1g60770-like translates to MALLQHLGRSKSVAKRSKKYLEEALYTRLFKEGGSELSVRHQLNQFIKTHKRVYKWEVGDTLRKLRQRKLYYPALKLSETMAKRGMNKTVSDQAIHLDLVAKTRGISAAENYFIDLPESSKNHLCYGALLNCYCKELMTEKAEALMEKMKELNLPLSSMPYNSLMTLYTKTEQPEKIPAIIQEMKASHIMFDAYTYNVWMRALAAVNDITGVERVIDEMKRDGRVAGDWTTYSNLASIYVDAGLFEKAEKALKELEKRNACKDLSAYQFLITLYGRTGNLLEVYRVWRSLRLAFPKTANISYLNMIQALVNVKDLPGAEKCFREWESGCSIYDIRIANALIGAYAKEGLLEKAEEIKERARRRGANPNAKTWEIFLDYYMKKRELKLAVDCVANAISIGRGDGKKWVPSSVVVSSLMGHFEQEKDVDGAEGFLENLKRAVDNLGAEVFESLIRTYAAAGRTSPIIRRRLKMENVEVNEACKKLLDTICVDDTWIS